Proteins encoded together in one Penicillium digitatum chromosome 1, complete sequence window:
- a CDS encoding 60S ribosomal protein L20 — translation MWGRRRNVAGDLWRKDCGTGKGGNPKHNWNLTILIFHRRHTNDSSTTATITVRRLTEYQVIGRHLPNEANPTPKLYRMRIFAPNTVVAKSRFWYFMAQLRKLKKANGEIVSLNVIEEKRPLKVKNFGIWIRYDSRSGTHNMYKEFREMSRTDAVEALYQDMAARHRSRFGSIHILKVVEIENNDSIRRPYIKQLLQKDLKFPLPHRAGGKVGKKVFAYSRPSTFA, via the exons ATGTGGGGAAGGCGACGCAATGTGGCTGGTGACTTGTGGCGGAAGGACTGTGGCACA GGCAAGGGCGGCAACCCTAAGCACAATTGGAACCTCACAATTCTCATTTTCCATCGACGGCACACTAACGACTCATCCACCACAGCGACAATCACAGTGA GGCGTCTTACTGAGTACCAGGTCATCGGGCGTCACCTGCCCAACGAGGCGAACCCCACGCCCAAGCTGTACCGCATGCGTATCTTTGCGCCCAACACTGTTGTGGCCAAGTCGCGTTTCTGGTACTTCATGGCCCAGCTCCGTAAGCTCAAGAAGGCCAACGGCGAGATCGTTTCCCTGAACGTG ATCGAGGAGAAGCGTCCCCTCAAGGTCAAGAACTTCGGTATCTGGATCCGCTACGACTCGCGCTCCGGTACCCACAACATGTACAAGGAGTTCCGTGAGATGAGCCGCACCGACGCTGTTGAGGCTCTCTACCAGGACATGGCTGCCCGTCACCGCTCCCGTTTCGGTTCCATCCAC ATCCTCAAGGTTGTTGAGATCGAGAACAACGACAGCATCCGCCGCCCCTACATCAAGCAGCTCCTCCAGAAGGACCTCAAGTTCCCTCTGCCCCACCGTGCCGGTGGcaaggtcggcaagaaggTCTTCGCCTACTCTCGCCCCTCTACCTTTGCTTAA
- a CDS encoding NADH-cytochrome b5 reductase, putative: protein MFARHSFRCAQPLKQSFRKYSAEATPKKSNLTPIYVGVGLAGLSAGLYRYSTSAVAEPKDRPKVFNGEDWVDLKLTNIEVLSSNTKRLRFAYDDKEAVSGIPVASALLTRFKPEGAEKNILRPYTPTSDEDIPGYLELVVKAYPGGPMSEHLHSMNIDQRLSFKGPIVKYPWEANKHNHICLIAGGTGITPMYQLAREIFKNPDDKTKVTLVFGNVTEEDILLKKELQDLENTYPQRFRAFYVLDKPPAGWTGGKGFITKELLKTVLPEPKEENIKLFVCGPPPMYKAISGGKISPKDQGELTGILKDLGYSKDQVFKF from the exons ATGTTCGCTCGTCACTCTTTTCGCTGCGCGCAGCCCTTGAAGCAG AGCTTCCGCAAATACTCTGCGGAGGCCACTCCCAAGAAGTCCAACTTGACCCCCATCTACGTTGGTGTGGGCCTCGCTGGTCTCAGTGCTGGTCTGTACCGCTACAGCACCAGCGCAGTTGCTGAGCCCAAGGACCGCCCCAAGGTCTTCAACGGCGAGGACTGGGTGGACCTCAAGTTGACCAACATTGAGGTCCTGAGTTCCAACACCAAGCGTCTTCGCTTTGCTTACGATGACAAGGAGGCTGTCTCTGGTATTCCTGTTGCCT CTGCTCTGTTGACCCGTTTCAAACCCGAGGGTGCCGAGAAGAACATCCTCCGTCCCTACACCCCCACCAGTGATGAGG ATATTCCCGGCTACCTGGAGCTCGTCGTCAAGGCCTACCCCGGCGGCCCCATGTCCGAGCACTTGCACTCCATGAACATCGACCAGCGCCTATCATTCAAGGGACCTATTGTCAAGTACCCCTGGGAGGCCAACAAGCACAACCACATCTGCCTGATTGCCGGTGGTACTGGAATCACCCCGATGTACCAGCTCGCCCGTGAGATCTTCAAGAACCCCGACGACAAGACCAAGGTCACTCTGGTTTTCGGTAACGTCACCGAGGAGGATATCCTCCTGAAGAAGGAACTTCAGGATTTGGAGAACACCTACCCCCAGCGCTTCCGTGCCTTCTACGTTCTGGACAAGCCCCCTGCGGGCTGGACCGGTGGCAAGGGCTTCATTACCAAGGAGCTGCTGAAGACCGTCCTGCCGGAGCCCAAGGAGGAGAACATCAAGCTCTTTGTCTGTGGCCCTCCCCCCATGTACAAGGCTATCTCTGGCGGTAAGATCAGCCCCAAGGACCAGGGTGAGCTCACTGGAATTTTGAAGGATCTTGGTTACAGCAAGGATCAGGTCTTTAAGTTCTAG
- a CDS encoding Regulator of gluconeogenesis Rmd5, putative: MDVVQKEHSRLVKRTEGAQGIKNVQSAIDSLQSAREAIAADPSTASATLTNLQSSVKSSFDSINDSLKETHSGLNKYTKSLDKLFKDRPLPSTDDDGLSTHENLINRAIAMHLLREGQFGVAATFLSEIAEQKATYPVSQNGNGPTNVQTSLLDMDEVPSTEIRKQFASMYYILQQLQENRNLLPAIEWSRENREALEARGSNLEFELCRLQYVWLYHGGANSKGAAGGWLAALEYARREFHVFVPRYLREVQQLVGAMAYSPNLSGSPYAALFNTSSAWDDVAHFFTREFCSLLGLSADSPLYIAATAGAIALPTLLKLQTIMKSKRTEWTSDNELPVEIPLPPQYLFHSIFVCPVSKEQATDENPPMMMPCGHVIAQESLKRLGKGNRFKCPYCPSESHPTDAMKVFL, translated from the exons ATGGATGTAGTGCAGAAAGAACACAGCCGACTCGTCAAGAGAACTGAAGGTGCTCAAGGTATCAAGAATGTCCAGTCTGCAATTGATTCACTACAGTCTGCTCGCGAAGCCATAGCTGCTG ATCCATCCACTGCCTCTGCCACTCTAACCAACCTTCAGAGCTCGGTCAAATCTTCCTTTGACTCTATCAATGACAGCTTGAAAGAAACTCACAGTGGTCTCAACAAGTACACCAAATCTCTAGATAAG TTGTTTAAGGATCGACCGCTGCCTAGTACTGACGACGATGGCCTCTCTACACACGAGAACCTGATCAACCGTGCCATCGCTATGCATCTCCTTCGCGAAGGCCAGTTCGGCGTGGCCGCCACCTTCCTCTCTGAGATTGCCGAGCAGAAAGCTACATATCCAGTTTCCCAAAATGGAAACGGTCCGACCAATGTACAAACCAGCCTGCTCGATATGGACGAAGTCCCATCGACTGAGATCCGCAAACAATTCGCCTCAATGTATTACATCCTCCAACAACTACAAGAGAACAGGAACCTACTGCCTGCAATCGAATGGTCAAGAGAAAACCGCGAGGCGCTGGAAGCTCGAGGCAGCAACCTTGAATTTGAGCTCTGTCGACTACAATATGTATGGCTGTATCATGGCGGAGCCAACAGCAAGGGAGCCGCAGGCGGCTGGCTAGCTGCGCTCGAGTATGCGCGGCGGGAGTTTCATGTCTTCGTGCCTCGATATTTGAGAGAAGTTCAGCAGCTAGTCGGGGCAATGGCGTATTCGCCTAACCTCAGTGGGTCCCCATATGCAGCTCTCTTCAACACCAGCTCAGCTTGGGATGACGTAGCTCACTTCTTTACTCGCGAGTTCTGTTCGTTGCTGGGTCTCTCAGCAGACTCGCCTTTGTACATTGCTGCTACGGCGGGTGCGATCGCTCTGCCAACACTATTAAAGCTACAAACAATTATGAAGTCGAAGCGGACGGAGTGGACATCTGACAATGAGCTTCCG GTCGAAATACCCCTCCCTCCCCAATATCTCTTCCATTCTATCTTTGTGTGTCCGGTTTCAAAGGAGCAGGCGACCGATGAGAACCCTCCTATGATGATGCCATGTGGACATGTTATTGCGCAGGAATCGTTGAAACGCCTAGGCAAGGGCAACCGGTTCAAATGCCCATATTGTCCTAGCGAAAGCCACCCCACAGACGCCATGAAAGTATTCCTATAG
- a CDS encoding PCI/PINT associated module, with protein MASLAPAFKNAYLNGSGPELAAVLTPIAPPEDRNRLRDFYQFSNAEYISKDLSYALFHGKSLKLPKAEQAAWVDIFVVYWEAIGEIHQCEDHLPGASAITVFNAWKKVANALIRGYSGSACIPAWTLPCLYTVGKYLRTFAINADLDAASQGSAGFGFQDDIAADVEKNANLEEAARVINRMFTLCLSDRAPLEESRKWGIYNMTNLLFKTYFKINSVGLTKNLLRAIKASSADLPPPEAFPKSHIVTFEYYVGVIHFLDENYTEAEEHLTWAWKMCHRDAIKNRELILTYLIPCHLVTTHTLPSKELLAPFPRLEKLFRSLSNCIRKGDLVGFDQAMSDGEEEFVKRRIYLPLERGRDIALRNLFRKVFLAGGFDEPKEGQSPVRRTRVHVNEFAAALRVGTSISGRSRIDIDEVECLLSNLIYKGLMKGYIARDRGIIVLSKGGSAFPGTGTTTSLITGTFESSEFWPDAMHIAYQQHDTWSLIGLKRQLHQCHSWIQSKLA; from the exons ATGGCTTCTCTTGCGCCCGCGTTTAAGAACGCATACCTCAACGGGTCCGGCCCGGAATTAGCTGCAGTGCTGACCCCGATCGCGCCGCCTGAAGATCGCAATCGGCTGCGTGACTTCTACCAGTTCTCTAATGCCGAATACATATCCAAGGATCTCAGTTACGCTCTCTTCCACGGGAAAAGTCTGAAATTACCAAAGGCTGAACAGGCTGCCTGGGTTGACATCTTTGTTGTTTACTGGGAAGCAATAGGCGAAATACACCAGTGTGAAGATCACCTTCCCGGTGCTAGCGCCATTACCGTCTTCAATGCCTGGAAAAAAGTCGCCAATGCCCTCATCCGGGGATATTCGGGCTCTGCCTGCATTCCGGCTTGGACATTGCCATGCCTGTACACAGTCGGGAAGTACTTGCGTACTTTTGCGATCAATGCCGATCTTGACGCAGCATCTCAAGGCTCCGCTGGATTTGGGTTCCAGGATGATATCGCAGCTGATGTTGAGAAGAATGCGAACTTGGAGGAGGCTGCTCGGGTCATCAACAGGATGTTCACTTTGTGCCTGAGTGATAG AGCACCCCTCGAAGAGTCCCGCAAGTGGGGTATTTACAACATGACCAATCTCCTATTCAAGACATATTTCAAG ATCAACTCCGTCGGTCTTACCAAGAACTTGCTTCGTGCCATCAAAGCCTCGTCGGCCGATCTTCCCCCTCCTGAGGCTTTCCCCAAATCTCACATCGTCACGTTTGAATATTACGTTGGGGTCATCCACTTCTTGGATGAGAATTATACAGAG GCCGAGGAACATCTGACATGGGCTTGGAAGATGTGCCATCGAGATGCAATCAAGAATCGAGA ATTGATTCTTACCTACCTCATTCCCTGTCACCTCGTGACCACACATACGCTCCCCAGCAAGGAGCTCCTTGCGCCATTTCCTCGCCTTGAGAAGCTTTTCCGGTCTCTGTCAAACTGCATCCGAAAAGGTGACTTGGTTGGATTTGATCAGGCCATGTCTGATGGCGAGGAAGAGTTTGTCAAGAGACGTATTTACCTGCCGTTAGAACGTGGGCGCGACATTGCCTTGCGCAACCTGTTTCGAAAAGTTTTCCTCGCTGGTGGTTTCGACGAACCTAAGGAGGGCCAATCTCCAGTTCGGCGTACCCGTGTCCATGTGAATGAATTTGCAGCAGCTCTCCGTGTGGGCACTTCTATAAGTGGTCGATCTCGCATTGATATTGATGAGGTGGAGTGTTTACTCTCCAACCTCATCTACAAG GGCCTCATGAAAGGATACATTGCGCGTGATCGAGGCATCATTGTTTTGAGCAAGGGGGGTAGCGCTTTCCCGGGTACAGGT ACAACTACCTCGTTGATTACCGGAACCTTTGAGTCCTCAG AATTTTGGCCTGACGCGATGCACATTGCATACCAGCAACATGATACTTGGTCATTGATCGGATTGAAGCGCCAGCTTCATCAGTGTCATTCATGGATCCAGTCCAAGCTTGCCTGA
- a CDS encoding BTB/POZ-like — protein sequence MSSKRTPESPIPGRYRATKASAFTLQSRRIARERTKDKERDSSGSGSGSIGLKTRGVERRRRFDKPPDITTPPTSPIVLIRVGPEKRLFAAHEAILCASPFFAAHCTAQTPSSNASRPELGQQPPSKRIDLPEEQAEVLSCVLEYLYKGDYYPRLRHNSRTRTWELEDADAGVGAGASGELGQATATVFHHRAQGVILRDTAIYCAAETYNLPHLQRLALRKQGLHTGIQCSTILASARFAYANTPDTESKLRAHYLALIVRSRSTFMRSGTMQAEMERGGKLFFDLFVALCNHMDDYADQSVESSAVTTHC from the exons ATGTCGTCCAAAAGAACACCAGAGAGTCCAATTCCTGGCCGGTATCGCGCGACAAAGGCTTCAGCTTTCACGCTCCAGTCGCGCAGGATTGCCCGCGAGAGGACGAAAGACAAAGAACGTGACAGTTCTGGCTCCGGCTCCGGCTCGATTGGCCTTAAGACTCGAGGAGTCGAGCGGCGTCGAAGATTCGATAAACCCCCAGATATAAC AACACCCCCAACAAGCCCAATCGTACTGATCCGCGTGGGCCCCGAAAAGCGCCTTTTCGCCGCACACGAGGCCATCCTCTGCGCATCACCCTTCTTCGCCGCCCACTGCACAGCCCAAACGCCCAGCTCGAATGCGTCACGGCCCGAACTCGGCCAACAACCACCAAGCAAGCGCATCGACCTTCCAGAAGAGCAAGCTGAAGTCCTCTCCTGCGTTCTCGAGTACCTCTACAAGGGCGACTACTACCCGCGTCTGCGACACAACAGCCGGACTCGGACATGGGAGCTGGAGGACGCAGATGCGGGCGTTGGTGCCGGCGCTAGCGGGGAACTGGGACAGGCGACGGCGACGGTGTTTCACCATCGGGCGCAGGGGGTTATATTGCGGGATACGGCTATTTA CTGCGCAGCTGAAACATACAACCTCCCCCATCTCCAGCGGCTCGCGCTGCGCAAACAGGGTCTACACACTGGGATCCAGTGCAGTACAATACTTGCGAGTGCCCGGTTCGCATATGCCAACACGCCGGATACGGAGTCGAAGTTGCGGGCGCATTACCTTGCGCTGATAGTGCGGTCGAGGAGCACTTTTATGCGTAGTGGGACTATGCAGGCGGAGATGGAGCGTGGTGGGAAGTTgttttttgatctttttgtTGCTTTGTGTAATCATATG GATGATTATGCTGATCAATCGGTTGAGAGTTCAGCTGTTACGACTCATTGTTAG